A part of Larkinella insperata genomic DNA contains:
- a CDS encoding SDR family NAD(P)-dependent oxidoreductase — translation MRTFDGKNILIVGASSGIGQATAQLIQAEGANLFTLGRRQPEGIQSIHITWDASTATEPDKSQLPATLHGLVYAPGTIRLAPFGRLTLENFRDDFSVNVLGAIALLKAAVPSLIQSKSASVVLFSTVAAQLGFGLHSSISVSKSAVEGLTKSLAAEYAPYGIRFNAVAPSLTNTPLASSAGLVAPDRIQAAGKRHPLGRIGSPEDIARMVTFLLSDESNWVTGQILGVDGGLSTLK, via the coding sequence ATGAGAACATTCGATGGAAAAAATATCCTGATTGTGGGTGCTTCGTCGGGCATCGGTCAGGCAACGGCCCAGTTGATTCAAGCTGAGGGGGCAAATTTGTTTACCCTGGGCCGCCGACAGCCGGAAGGAATTCAATCCATACACATCACCTGGGACGCCAGCACAGCGACCGAACCGGACAAAAGCCAGTTGCCCGCAACGCTGCACGGTCTGGTCTATGCGCCCGGTACCATCCGGCTGGCCCCTTTTGGCCGCTTGACGCTCGAAAACTTTCGGGACGACTTTTCCGTAAACGTCCTGGGTGCCATCGCTTTGTTGAAGGCCGCCGTACCGTCCCTCATTCAAAGCAAATCGGCCAGCGTTGTGCTGTTCAGCACGGTGGCGGCCCAGTTGGGTTTCGGGCTTCATTCGTCCATCAGCGTTTCCAAGTCAGCCGTTGAAGGGTTAACCAAGTCGCTGGCAGCCGAGTACGCGCCTTATGGCATCCGGTTCAACGCCGTGGCGCCTTCGCTGACCAACACCCCACTGGCGAGTTCCGCCGGGCTGGTAGCCCCCGACCGAATCCAGGCCGCCGGCAAACGTCATCCCCTGGGCCGCATCGGCTCCCCGGAAGACATTGCCCGGATGGTTACCTTTCTGTTGTCGGACGAAAGCAACTGGGTGACAGGCCAGATCCTGGGCGTCGATGGTGGACTAAGCACCCTCAAGTAA
- a CDS encoding alkaline phosphatase family protein translates to MFSSKTVWLFVASFLVAQMSWGQTDKKKALFVIVDGISSDVIEKIAKPNLDAIAKEGGYARAYVGGQKGTYSQTPTISAVGYNSLLTGTWVNKHNVWDNSIKAPNYHYWTIFRFFKEQYPQKRTALFSTWLDNRTKLVGEGLAATDHLRLDYSFDGFELDTIHFPHDKQVEYIHKIDEKVVDEAAAYIRREGPDLSWVYLEYTDDMGHKYGDSEQFHRAIRIMDDQMGRLWKAVKERQKMYGEDWQVFITTDHGRSPENGKGHGGQSDRERNTWIVTNAKDLNPYFKKAVSGTEVPGVVDIMPTMARHLNVSIPKEQAFEVDGIPLTGKLSMTDPTAKKEAGKIALTWQAADPEGTVKIWLSTTNHFEEGGRDLYLLMDELPVKAEKALLDVSKLPTGFYKIVLEGRYNNLNRWIVE, encoded by the coding sequence ATGTTTTCTTCCAAAACCGTATGGCTGTTTGTTGCCAGTTTCCTAGTCGCTCAGATGAGTTGGGGGCAGACCGATAAGAAAAAGGCCCTTTTCGTCATTGTCGACGGTATTTCGTCGGATGTAATCGAGAAAATTGCCAAGCCGAATCTGGACGCAATTGCCAAAGAAGGAGGGTACGCCCGGGCGTACGTCGGTGGGCAGAAAGGGACTTATTCGCAGACGCCAACCATTTCGGCAGTGGGCTACAACAGCCTGCTGACGGGTACGTGGGTGAACAAACACAACGTTTGGGACAACAGCATCAAGGCCCCGAATTACCACTACTGGACGATCTTCCGGTTTTTCAAAGAACAATACCCGCAGAAGAGAACCGCCCTGTTCTCGACCTGGCTCGACAACCGGACCAAACTGGTGGGCGAAGGGCTGGCGGCCACGGATCACCTGCGGCTGGATTATTCCTTCGACGGCTTTGAACTAGACACCATTCATTTTCCGCACGACAAACAGGTGGAATACATCCACAAAATTGACGAAAAAGTGGTCGATGAAGCCGCGGCTTACATCCGGCGGGAAGGGCCGGATCTGTCGTGGGTGTACCTGGAATATACGGACGACATGGGGCACAAATACGGCGATAGCGAACAATTTCACCGCGCCATCCGGATAATGGACGATCAGATGGGCCGGTTATGGAAAGCCGTCAAGGAGCGGCAGAAAATGTACGGTGAAGACTGGCAGGTGTTTATCACAACCGACCACGGTCGGAGCCCTGAAAACGGCAAAGGTCACGGTGGGCAGTCGGACCGGGAGCGGAACACCTGGATCGTGACCAACGCCAAAGACCTGAACCCGTATTTTAAGAAAGCCGTTTCCGGAACGGAGGTTCCGGGCGTGGTGGACATCATGCCGACGATGGCCCGGCACCTGAACGTTTCCATTCCCAAAGAACAGGCGTTCGAAGTTGACGGTATTCCGTTGACGGGCAAATTGTCGATGACCGACCCGACGGCCAAGAAAGAAGCCGGAAAAATTGCGCTGACCTGGCAGGCCGCCGACCCGGAAGGCACCGTCAAAATCTGGCTTTCGACCACCAATCATTTTGAGGAAGGTGGTCGCGATCTGTACCTGTTGATGGACGAACTGCCCGTTAAAGCCGAAAAAGCCCTGCTCGACGTCTCAAAACTGCCGACCGGTTTTTACAAAATTGTACTGGAAGGTCGTTATAACAACCTGAACCGCTGGATTGTGGAGTAG
- the rhaT gene encoding L-rhamnose/proton symporter RhaT, translating to MAVIWGVVLHAIGGFASGSFYLPYKKVEGWAWESYWLVGGVFSWVLAPLIFALVTVPNLFEVLAAAPTETKWWSYFWGVLWGFGGLTFGLTMRYLGLSLGMAVVMGLCAVFGTLVPPIWLGQFGDLMRTTSGQVIVLGLAICVLGIAICGIAGMMKEKSVTEEKKKEAVAEFDLKKGVLVAIFSGVMSACFSFGVTAGQPIAELAVQNGADPLFMNCAPYVYILLGGLTTNALWCIYLNIKNKTYGDYRNVSAPAVRNIVFCALAGITWYLQFFFYGMGDSKMGEYRFSGWTLHMAFIIAFSSFWGLYLHEWRGANRPTMRTITIGIATVVFSTVVVGIGNYLAE from the coding sequence ATGGCTGTAATTTGGGGTGTTGTTCTGCACGCAATCGGAGGGTTCGCTTCCGGCAGTTTCTATTTGCCATACAAAAAAGTCGAGGGCTGGGCCTGGGAAAGCTATTGGCTCGTCGGGGGGGTTTTCTCCTGGGTGCTGGCGCCCCTGATTTTTGCCCTGGTTACCGTACCGAACTTGTTTGAGGTACTGGCGGCCGCCCCAACCGAAACCAAATGGTGGTCTTACTTCTGGGGAGTACTCTGGGGATTTGGGGGGCTAACGTTCGGGCTCACCATGCGGTATCTCGGCCTGTCGCTCGGCATGGCGGTAGTCATGGGGCTTTGTGCGGTATTCGGAACGCTGGTACCGCCCATCTGGCTGGGGCAGTTCGGCGACCTGATGCGGACTACCTCGGGACAGGTGATTGTGCTGGGTCTGGCCATCTGCGTGTTGGGAATCGCCATTTGCGGCATTGCCGGGATGATGAAGGAAAAATCGGTAACGGAGGAGAAAAAGAAGGAAGCCGTTGCTGAGTTCGACCTCAAAAAGGGGGTACTGGTTGCTATATTCTCAGGCGTCATGAGTGCCTGTTTTTCGTTCGGCGTAACGGCCGGACAACCCATTGCCGAACTGGCCGTGCAGAACGGTGCCGACCCGCTTTTTATGAATTGTGCCCCTTATGTTTACATTCTGCTGGGCGGTCTGACTACCAACGCCCTGTGGTGTATTTACCTGAACATCAAAAATAAAACCTACGGTGATTACCGCAACGTTTCGGCTCCGGCGGTGCGGAATATTGTCTTCTGCGCCCTGGCTGGCATCACCTGGTATCTGCAATTCTTCTTTTACGGCATGGGCGACAGCAAAATGGGTGAATACCGTTTCTCGGGCTGGACGCTGCACATGGCCTTTATCATCGCTTTCAGCAGCTTCTGGGGGCTGTACCTGCACGAGTGGCGGGGTGCCAACCGCCCGACCATGCGTACAATCACCATTGGCATCGCGACGGTGGTGTTTTCCACGGTTGTTGTCGGAATTGGTAATTACCTGGCGGAGTAA
- a CDS encoding DUF1553 domain-containing protein — translation MRYKLHLVGALLAVVVLSSFLWVGLFEDKVDFNTQIKPLLNKHCIACHGGVKKAANFSLLFKHEALAPAKSGKHAIVPGDADASEFIRRLTLTDPEERMPLDAPALKPEEVELLKNWIDQGAEWGDHWAYQPVEKPDVPQLGTFWERLGLVESDELTWAKNEIDHFILDKLKAENLKPSPEADKATLLRRLSLDLTGLPPTEQDVAGFQRDTSVNAYEKAVDRLLASPAYGERWAGMWMDLARYADTKGYEADLSRSMWRYRDWLINAFNEDKPFDQFTIEQLAGDLLTTPNGGPPTDDQLVATGFHRNTMTNDEGGTQDEEFRVSAVIDRVNTTWDVWQGTTFSCVQCHSHPYDPFVHEDYYKYLAFFNNTRDEDVPSDTPTLRFYKGNDSLKVKELQQWLTSQSVPRPTVRETMRLVRVVEPKINSHSFDQYVKASLMGAMYTAIQHGGSARIKNMELTGKNRLLIAWGTKAEKAVMSVRRDSANGPVLLTQPVARTGSPWKDTTLIFALPEVSGRHHLYLTLDSPAMPLEWVMVKWVALQPALPGQPAHALGPMDQKLGEILNAKAEVVPIMYEGTGDLARKTHVFERGNWLVKGKPVRPDVPQSLPSLPPNVPQNRLGLAQWMVSPHHPLTARVAVNRFWEQLFGSGIVETVEDFGTQGIPPTHRELLDWLAVEFSQTDRWSIKKLLKKMVLSATYRQQSAASPELVAKDPFNKLLARGPRVRLSAEQVRDQALATAGLLSPKVGGPSVMPAQPDGIWQSPYSGESWKLSSGEERYRRALYTYWKRTAPYPSMITFDSPSREFCQLRRLRTNTPLQALVTLNDPVYVEAAQRLAETMKLRGKTPEQQLRAGYRLVLQQEIHPRKLTVLNRLYQNTVAHYRQHPQEAVQLLACTEATPELAALTVAANTLLNLDEVVTKE, via the coding sequence ATGCGTTACAAACTCCATCTGGTGGGCGCCCTCCTGGCCGTGGTGGTCTTATCCTCCTTTTTGTGGGTGGGGCTGTTTGAGGACAAAGTCGATTTTAACACGCAGATCAAACCGCTGCTCAACAAGCATTGCATTGCCTGCCACGGCGGGGTCAAAAAGGCCGCCAACTTCAGCCTGCTCTTTAAACACGAAGCCCTGGCGCCGGCCAAATCCGGCAAACACGCCATCGTGCCCGGCGATGCCGACGCCAGTGAGTTTATCCGCCGGTTGACACTCACCGACCCCGAAGAACGGATGCCGCTGGACGCACCCGCGCTCAAACCGGAAGAAGTCGAGCTACTGAAAAACTGGATCGATCAGGGGGCCGAATGGGGGGACCACTGGGCCTATCAACCCGTTGAAAAACCGGATGTACCGCAGCTTGGTACGTTCTGGGAACGGCTGGGGCTGGTCGAAAGCGACGAGTTGACGTGGGCGAAAAACGAAATTGATCATTTCATTCTGGATAAACTCAAAGCAGAAAACCTGAAACCGTCGCCCGAAGCCGACAAGGCCACACTGCTGCGCCGGTTATCCCTCGACCTGACGGGGTTGCCACCCACGGAACAGGACGTTGCAGGTTTTCAGCGGGACACCTCAGTTAATGCTTACGAGAAAGCTGTGGATCGTTTGCTGGCTTCACCGGCTTACGGCGAACGCTGGGCGGGTATGTGGATGGACCTGGCCCGCTACGCCGACACCAAAGGTTACGAAGCGGACCTATCGCGCAGCATGTGGCGCTACCGCGACTGGCTGATCAACGCCTTCAACGAAGACAAACCGTTTGACCAGTTCACCATTGAGCAACTGGCGGGTGATCTGCTGACTACTCCCAACGGCGGACCACCAACCGACGATCAGCTGGTGGCTACGGGTTTTCACCGCAACACGATGACCAACGACGAGGGCGGAACGCAGGACGAGGAGTTTCGGGTGTCCGCCGTCATCGACCGGGTGAATACGACCTGGGATGTGTGGCAGGGAACCACCTTTTCGTGCGTACAGTGCCACAGCCACCCCTACGATCCGTTTGTGCACGAGGATTATTACAAGTACCTGGCTTTTTTTAACAACACCCGCGACGAAGATGTGCCCAGCGATACGCCCACACTGCGGTTTTACAAAGGCAACGATTCGCTGAAGGTGAAGGAATTGCAACAGTGGCTCACTAGTCAGTCGGTCCCGCGCCCGACGGTTCGGGAGACGATGCGGCTGGTTCGGGTGGTGGAGCCGAAAATCAATTCGCACAGCTTTGATCAATACGTCAAAGCCTCGCTGATGGGGGCCATGTATACGGCCATCCAGCACGGCGGTTCGGCCCGGATCAAAAACATGGAATTGACGGGCAAAAACCGGTTGCTGATTGCCTGGGGCACCAAAGCCGAAAAAGCCGTGATGTCCGTTCGTCGGGATAGCGCCAACGGACCCGTCTTGCTGACGCAGCCGGTCGCTAGAACCGGCAGCCCGTGGAAAGATACCACCCTGATTTTTGCGCTGCCGGAAGTTTCGGGGCGGCACCACCTGTACCTGACGCTCGACAGTCCGGCGATGCCCCTCGAATGGGTGATGGTCAAATGGGTGGCGCTGCAACCCGCCCTGCCCGGTCAGCCCGCCCACGCGCTCGGACCGATGGACCAGAAGCTGGGCGAAATCCTGAACGCCAAAGCCGAGGTCGTGCCGATTATGTACGAAGGAACCGGCGATCTGGCCCGGAAAACCCACGTCTTTGAACGCGGCAACTGGTTGGTCAAAGGCAAGCCGGTCCGGCCCGATGTGCCCCAATCACTGCCCTCGCTGCCCCCAAATGTACCGCAAAACCGCCTGGGATTGGCGCAGTGGATGGTTAGCCCCCATCACCCGCTCACCGCCCGCGTAGCCGTCAACCGCTTCTGGGAGCAGTTATTCGGCAGCGGTATTGTCGAAACCGTCGAGGATTTTGGTACACAGGGCATCCCGCCGACACACCGCGAATTGTTGGACTGGCTGGCCGTTGAGTTTAGCCAAACCGACCGCTGGAGCATCAAGAAGTTACTCAAAAAGATGGTGTTATCGGCGACCTACCGGCAGCAATCGGCGGCTTCGCCCGAATTGGTAGCCAAAGACCCGTTCAACAAACTGCTGGCGCGCGGGCCGCGGGTGCGGCTGTCGGCCGAGCAGGTGCGCGATCAGGCACTGGCCACGGCGGGATTGCTGAGTCCGAAGGTGGGCGGTCCGAGCGTGATGCCCGCGCAACCGGACGGCATCTGGCAGTCGCCCTACAGCGGGGAAAGCTGGAAACTCAGTTCGGGTGAGGAACGTTACCGACGAGCGTTGTACACCTACTGGAAGCGCACGGCCCCCTACCCGTCCATGATTACCTTCGACAGCCCCAGCCGGGAGTTTTGCCAGTTACGGAGGTTGCGGACCAACACGCCCCTGCAGGCGCTGGTGACGCTCAACGACCCGGTGTACGTGGAAGCGGCTCAGCGACTGGCGGAAACCATGAAATTGCGCGGTAAAACGCCCGAACAACAGTTGCGGGCGGGCTACCGGCTGGTGTTGCAACAGGAAATACACCCCAGGAAACTGACGGTTCTGAACCGGCTTTATCAGAACACGGTGGCGCATTACCGGCAACATCCACAGGAAGCCGTGCAGCTTCTGGCCTGTACGGAAGCGACGCCGGAGCTGGCGGCCCTGACCGTTGCAGCCAACACCCTGCTGAATCTGGACGAGGTAGTGACGAAGGAATAA
- a CDS encoding metallophosphoesterase family protein, translating to MNRRNWIKSAGVAALTASETPTVRNRPVLTVAHMTDVHIRAGDRAPERFTKVLGDIRKRKVDFFLNGGDSIHAADYKDVTREQMLAQWAIWDDCMKPVRASYDVYSCIGNHDPWWAAPSKDDAMYGKNYVVKRLNIPGRYYSFSRKGWHFVVLDGNNPNVSLDAEQFDWLRNDLAQLAPNTPVLLMSHYPILGVTPLLAGGGHSDFKALKALFYQHKDKVKVCLSGHQHLLDQAVYNGVQYYCNGAVSGFWWEKGDAESAGPYYYQETPPGYAILELFADGTVTNTYYPHFY from the coding sequence ATGAACCGACGAAATTGGATAAAAAGTGCCGGTGTGGCCGCCCTGACCGCATCGGAAACCCCAACCGTCCGCAACCGGCCCGTTCTGACGGTTGCGCACATGACCGACGTACACATCCGTGCGGGCGACCGGGCACCGGAACGGTTCACCAAGGTCCTCGGAGATATCCGGAAACGGAAGGTGGATTTTTTCCTGAACGGGGGCGACTCCATCCACGCGGCTGACTACAAGGACGTGACCCGCGAACAGATGCTGGCGCAGTGGGCCATCTGGGACGACTGCATGAAACCCGTCCGGGCGTCGTACGATGTCTACAGTTGCATCGGAAACCACGATCCGTGGTGGGCAGCCCCGTCGAAAGACGATGCAATGTACGGAAAAAACTACGTGGTGAAGCGCCTGAACATTCCCGGTCGGTATTACAGTTTTTCCCGCAAGGGCTGGCATTTTGTTGTTCTTGACGGCAATAATCCCAACGTCTCGCTGGATGCCGAGCAGTTCGACTGGCTCAGAAACGATCTGGCCCAGCTGGCGCCCAATACGCCGGTGCTGCTTATGTCGCACTACCCGATACTGGGCGTAACGCCCCTGCTGGCGGGCGGTGGTCATTCGGATTTCAAGGCGTTAAAAGCGCTTTTTTACCAACACAAAGACAAGGTGAAAGTCTGCCTGAGTGGTCACCAGCATCTGCTCGATCAGGCGGTTTACAACGGCGTTCAGTATTATTGCAACGGGGCCGTGAGCGGTTTCTGGTGGGAAAAAGGCGACGCCGAATCCGCCGGGCCGTATTATTACCAGGAAACTCCGCCCGGTTACGCGATTCTGGAGTTATTCGCGGACGGCACCGTGACGAACACCTATTACCCACATTTCTACTAA
- a CDS encoding CBU_0592 family membrane protein: MMFYWIELAGWLGVLSYLAAYLLLALRILRADTLAYHFLNVAGAIGLIINSLHTHDRQSIVVNVAWLLIGLWATYRIYRPRQSF; encoded by the coding sequence ATGATGTTTTACTGGATTGAACTGGCTGGATGGCTGGGGGTACTGTCTTACCTGGCGGCCTACCTACTGCTTGCCCTGCGAATCCTGCGCGCCGATACACTGGCCTACCATTTTCTGAACGTAGCTGGAGCCATCGGGTTAATTATCAATTCACTACACACCCACGACCGGCAGAGTATTGTGGTCAATGTGGCCTGGTTGCTGATCGGGCTTTGGGCCACCTACCGCATCTACCGGCCCCGGCAAAGCTTTTGA
- a CDS encoding M16 family metallopeptidase, translated as MKKIRYCLGFLGLMVAHLAFSQTKLVETVTRKDGELIIPYQKYILPNGLTLVIHEDHSDPIVHVDVTYHVGSAREEIGKSGFAHFFEHMMFQGSDHVADDEHFKIVTEAGGTLNGTTNADRTNYFETVPSNQLERALWLEADRMGFLLDAVTQKKFEIQRATVKNERGQNYDNRPYGLVYEYTAKNLYPYGHPYSWLTIGYIEDLNRVNVNDLKNFFLRWYGPNNAVLTVGGDVNPKQVVQLVEKYFGSIQKGPEVTKTKVPAAVIDKDRYVSYEDNVRFPMLRMVYPTVPRFHPDEAPLDALAQILGGGKSSLFYKNLVKTEKAVQANVGHPAQELAGEITFTVLPFPNMRLDSTETIIRNTLAEFEKRGVTDDDLAQFKATREAEIINYLSSVAGKVSQLASFQTFTGSPNYLPKEMKRYQDVTKADIMRVYNQYIKDKKAVILTVYPKDQKEIVAHPDNYSIDTTGYKSPDYGYTGLKYAKAKDSFDRSKKPASGPNPAVKVPPFWTDKLPNGLKVIGTKNDEVPEVTLVFSVKGGHTLSASDPSKAGIAQLTASLMNEATQNFSNEEINAKLEKLGSSIQIYASTEEIQVSVSSLTKNLDATLALVEEKLFRPKFAQADFDRLKKQQLELIASQSTQPVVIANKAYNKLLYGNDNIRAIPTSGTAKTVESITLDDVKAFYGKNFSPSVTNLVVVGNVDKAAILPKLDFLKKWEAKPVTLPKPAMAKKVDKTRIYLIDKDKAAQSEIRIGYLTDLPFDATGDYYKTGLANYILGGAFNSRINMNLREDKGWTYGARSAFGSTKTPGPFTAQAGVKAAATDSSVVEFMKEITNYGKNGITESELAFLKSSVGQRDALRYETSFQKALFLNQIIDYDLPGNFVEQQSQILKNITKKDIDAIAKKRLPINNMIITVVGNKSAIKPGLQKLGYEVVELDKEGNPAVAEGTATPAALGGASSTKQNR; from the coding sequence ATGAAAAAAATACGCTATTGCCTGGGGTTCCTGGGCCTGATGGTTGCCCACCTGGCTTTTTCGCAAACCAAACTCGTTGAAACCGTAACCCGTAAGGACGGCGAACTGATTATTCCGTACCAGAAGTACATCCTGCCCAACGGTCTGACGCTCGTTATCCACGAAGATCACTCGGACCCGATTGTGCACGTCGATGTGACCTACCACGTTGGCTCAGCCCGGGAGGAAATTGGCAAATCCGGCTTTGCCCACTTTTTTGAGCACATGATGTTCCAGGGGTCCGACCACGTGGCTGACGATGAACACTTTAAGATCGTCACCGAAGCCGGCGGAACGCTGAACGGAACTACAAACGCCGACCGCACGAACTACTTCGAAACCGTACCCAGCAACCAACTGGAACGGGCGCTGTGGCTCGAAGCCGACCGCATGGGTTTTCTGCTAGATGCCGTTACCCAGAAAAAATTTGAAATTCAACGCGCCACCGTCAAAAACGAGCGCGGTCAGAACTACGACAACCGCCCGTACGGTCTGGTGTACGAATACACCGCCAAAAACCTTTACCCGTACGGCCACCCCTACTCCTGGCTCACGATTGGGTACATTGAAGACCTGAACCGGGTGAACGTCAATGACCTGAAAAACTTTTTTCTGCGCTGGTACGGCCCCAACAACGCGGTTTTGACCGTGGGTGGGGACGTCAATCCCAAGCAGGTTGTGCAACTGGTGGAGAAATACTTCGGCAGTATTCAGAAAGGGCCGGAAGTCACCAAAACCAAGGTACCAGCCGCCGTGATTGATAAAGACCGGTACGTTTCTTACGAAGACAACGTTCGTTTTCCGATGCTGCGGATGGTGTACCCAACGGTACCGCGTTTCCACCCCGACGAAGCTCCGCTGGATGCGCTGGCGCAGATTCTGGGGGGCGGCAAAAGCTCGCTGTTCTACAAAAATCTGGTTAAAACCGAGAAAGCCGTGCAGGCTAATGTCGGCCATCCGGCCCAGGAACTGGCGGGCGAAATCACCTTTACCGTCCTTCCCTTCCCGAACATGCGGCTGGACAGCACCGAAACGATTATTCGCAACACGCTGGCCGAGTTTGAAAAACGGGGCGTCACCGACGACGATCTGGCGCAATTCAAAGCCACCCGCGAGGCCGAAATCATCAATTATTTGTCGAGTGTAGCCGGTAAGGTTTCCCAACTGGCTTCCTTCCAGACGTTTACCGGCTCACCCAACTACCTGCCGAAAGAGATGAAACGGTATCAGGATGTTACAAAAGCGGACATCATGCGGGTTTACAACCAGTACATCAAGGATAAGAAAGCCGTTATTCTGACGGTATATCCCAAAGATCAGAAAGAAATTGTAGCCCATCCGGACAATTACTCCATTGACACAACCGGTTACAAATCGCCCGACTACGGCTATACCGGCCTGAAGTATGCCAAGGCCAAAGACTCGTTTGACCGCAGCAAAAAACCGGCATCCGGCCCCAACCCGGCCGTTAAAGTGCCCCCGTTCTGGACCGATAAACTGCCGAATGGGTTGAAAGTGATCGGAACCAAAAACGACGAAGTGCCCGAAGTGACGCTGGTGTTTTCCGTCAAAGGCGGTCATACGCTGTCGGCCAGCGATCCATCCAAAGCGGGCATTGCCCAGCTTACGGCGTCTTTGATGAACGAAGCCACGCAGAATTTCAGCAACGAAGAGATCAATGCAAAACTCGAAAAACTCGGTAGCAGCATTCAGATTTACGCCAGCACCGAAGAAATTCAGGTGTCGGTGTCGTCGCTGACCAAAAACCTCGACGCAACGCTGGCGCTGGTGGAAGAGAAACTGTTCCGCCCCAAGTTTGCCCAGGCCGATTTCGATCGTCTGAAAAAACAGCAACTCGAACTGATTGCCAGCCAGAGCACGCAGCCGGTTGTCATTGCCAACAAAGCGTACAACAAACTGCTGTACGGCAACGACAACATCCGCGCCATTCCAACCAGCGGAACCGCTAAAACCGTTGAAAGCATCACGCTGGATGATGTTAAAGCGTTTTACGGGAAAAACTTCTCCCCTTCTGTCACGAACCTGGTTGTGGTGGGCAATGTCGACAAAGCTGCGATTTTGCCGAAGCTCGATTTCCTGAAAAAATGGGAAGCCAAACCCGTCACCCTGCCCAAACCGGCAATGGCTAAAAAGGTTGATAAAACCCGGATCTATCTGATCGACAAAGACAAAGCCGCCCAGTCGGAAATTCGGATTGGCTACCTGACGGATCTGCCGTTTGATGCCACGGGCGACTATTACAAAACGGGGCTGGCCAACTACATTCTGGGCGGAGCTTTCAACAGCCGCATCAACATGAACCTGCGTGAAGACAAAGGCTGGACGTACGGCGCCCGCTCGGCGTTCGGCAGCACCAAGACACCCGGACCGTTCACGGCCCAGGCCGGTGTCAAAGCCGCGGCCACGGATAGCTCGGTGGTTGAGTTCATGAAAGAAATTACCAACTACGGCAAGAACGGGATTACCGAGTCCGAACTGGCGTTCCTGAAAAGCTCAGTGGGTCAACGGGATGCCCTGCGGTACGAAACCTCGTTCCAGAAAGCGCTTTTCCTGAATCAGATCATTGATTATGATCTGCCGGGCAACTTCGTGGAGCAGCAAAGCCAGATTCTGAAAAACATCACGAAGAAAGACATCGACGCGATTGCTAAAAAACGCCTGCCCATCAACAACATGATCATCACCGTTGTTGGTAACAAATCGGCCATCAAGCCGGGATTGCAAAAACTGGGTTACGAGGTTGTCGAACTCGACAAAGAAGGCAACCCGGCCGTAGCGGAAGGAACCGCGACGCCAGCCGCTCTGGGCGGTGCCTCGTCGACGAAACAAAATCGATGA